The nucleotide window TAATTCCTTAAAATATACAGTTACTGCTTCTTTACCCGAGACTAACGTCAAAATATCTCTGTTCGATCATACAGGGTTCTACATCATTTTTACCGATTCCAGAAGAATCCGGAATGATTAACTGATAggaaagataattttacatctAATTACAAACGTCAAagtgaaaattagaaaatgtcaCAGGCTGGAGACAAGTTTTCtcaatacaaaataacaattttcgtGTGCATAGCAGCTATGGGTATCGGAACCGCCATCGGTTGGACTTCAAACATAACAGTAGCCCTCAAACTCGGTTACCTCAACGACATAGATATGACCGACGATGAAATATCTTGGACGGGTTCTACAATGAATCTAGGAGCTGTATTCTCATGTCTACCCGTGGGATTTCTCGTGGATAAAATCGGAAGAAAACCAACCTTACTTTGGTCCGTGATACCTTTCCTGCTAGGCTGGTTAATTATCCTGCTAGGGACTAATATGACAATAATTTATATAGGAAGATTCCTTATTGGTTTATCTTGTGGTAGTTATAGCGTCGCGGTGCCTTTGTATATAAGCGAAATAGCTCATAGTAGTATACGAGGTGCGTTAGGtacattttttcaactatttataACTATAGGTGTTTTTTATTGCGGGGTATTCGGATACGGTATGCCGTTTATACCGTACGTCACAACATgtttttgtatacctgttgtcgttggtattatattatattttcaaccgGAATCTCCGGTGTACTATCTCAAAAAAGATCGTCTGGAAAGAGCTGAtgaaacttttttgatattgaggGGAGAGCATTTCGATTTCGACgatgaaatcgatgaaatttTAAAGGAGTTCGATGATAACATAGATATATCTTTTTGGAGTAAAATTAGTACTAAATCTATGAGGAAAAGTATGATTATATGtttgatgttgatgttttaTCAACAGTTAAGTGGTTACTGCTCTGTAATGTTTTATTCCcaagaaattttcaaacattctgGTTCTACGATCGATGATTCTTATTGTGTGATTCTTCTTCAAAGTATTCAAGTTCTGGCTACTTTTGTGTCCACTGTCACCATCGATAGATTCGGGAGGAAAGTACTACTTGTTCTATCTGGGGTTTTCATGACTATTTCTATGGGTTTTATAGGGTTGTATTATTCTTTGAAAGATCGTCGTATATTAGACgaagatattattaaatttctagGTTTTATGCCAGTTGTATCGTTGAATGTTTTCATCATAGCGCATTCTACGGCTTTCGGACCAATACCCTGGATAGCCGCTTCGGAATTTTTCTCTCCCACAATCAAACCCAGGTGTATAGCTTTTATTGCTAGTTTTTACTGGTTTTTAGCTTTAGTAGTcactaaatttcatttttattttaacaaagatTTAGGGGCAGACGTTACTTCttatatttcttgttttatatCGTTTACTtctatatttttcgtttatttcggCGTACCTGAAACGCGAGGGAAAACTTACAATGAAATACAGGATCTATTATTCACATAATGATGTATTTGTATTGTGGAAatcttaaatttaataaaaatgttcacaaaattgaaatttcgtcaGTTTAATCAACCAAATTGAGTGACTTACGAGAACGGTTCAAAAAGTAATTGGCCTAacgaagaaaacacaaaaattttgagaaaaaaacttgtttcatcaagacaatgcaccagctcgcACATCCGTTATAACAATGaccaaaattgattaattaaaacttgaattgctacctcatgcaccctattctcCAGATTTAGCTTCCACGGATTATTTCCTGTTCCCAAACttggaaaaatcaatatattcttttccaaaattcgtgtgttttatttgttgtagACCAGTACTTTTGGGAACATCCTCGTATGtacttttcgaaaaagaaataaaatattccagTACAGTTTTCTGAGAAAAGTTGGGgattttatggtttttttaacATAATGATGTATTTGTATTAGGTATGGAAATAtcagatttaataaaaatgttcacaaaattgaaatttcgtcaGTTTTATCAAACAAATTGAGTGATTTACGAGAACGGTTCAAAAAGTACTTGACCCAACGaagaaaacacaaatattttgggaaaaaagCTTATTGCAACgaccaaaattgatgaattaaagtttgaattgctatcttatgcaccttattcgccagatttagtttCCACGGATTATTTCCTTTTCCCAGATTCGAAAACATCAATATATTCTTCTCCAAAATTtgtgtgttttatttattgtacCAGTACTTTTGAGAACATCCTCGTATGTgcttttagaaaaatatttcagtacaATTTTCTAAGACAAATCGAGGATTTTATGGTTTTCTTTCGGATTCtctataatatcaaaaaaattctgattttttagCGGGACgcttgaaaatattaattttttgatattctctgaccaactttcaaataaaaaaaaatataacttagCAATTACCTGTACTTATTTTATCGTAACCGATAAAACTGATCATATAGAATGTGTTCAAACTATTTATCTACCCTTTCCCttacaaaaaaatccattacTGTAAGCTGTATAACCAAAGTGATTATAAGCAAGGTAAATGTCTTCTGGTAAAAAATAAGCatgtgaaaaattataatttgcttATTTCTTGAGactatttacttttttggtTCGCCCAAGCATTACCCGAAGGGCTCATAAGCTATAGAATATTGTTTTTGTCACATATATCGCAAAAACTCCCAAATTTTCACGAAACCAACGTCTACAATTCAACCAATCATCTTTTGAAGTGatttataaataacttttcCCTACTTATTCACTTCCATCCAACACTTCTTTTATGTGACAAGACTCTCCCTGTCCATATCTGAAGATGTCTGTTGCTTTTTCGAATCAACCACTTTTTGTTCTTGATTTAACAAACTAAtggtatatttgtatatttttttcttttctttcaagTCACAATACGTTATTTTACCTAATACTTTTgttgaaaaccaaaataactaaATTAGAGCTTATTACCGACTTTTTTAAAAGACCTACTTCCATTAAATCGTTTTTTCTTGACCTTCTTTCCACTTACCCCCAAATTTAACGCTAAATAAGAGCTTCGAATcttttctgtattttctttatttgtaataaattcaaactaacccaaaacatttaatatatatagttaacaattattttaaattttttgtatcaccCTCGTATGTATTATTCAAAAGAACATAATATGTAATTACTTGTACTATGAATAAAACAGGATAGAATATAATATGACGTATGTGGTCACTATGAATAACAATCAATTATGTAGATATCTCTCTCTTTCATTAGTCCTCTTAATCGTTCTCTCTCTTTGTAAACTATGAATGacagataaaaaatttaattcttgatCGTTTTCATTTGCTCTTGAATGATATTCaacttttgtaataaaataataataaataacaattagtTTCGCTTGTGTTTATTGTAATAGTACTTGTTTCAACAAAAgtacttatttatatatttttaaataaacgtatcaatgaaataaattattgaatgaagTATATCAGCGGTTCTCAAATAATCAGATCGGTATTTTTTCATCTACATGTCAATTAAATGAgattatagaagaaaatttacactTTTAAGTTGATTTAAGTCAAAAACCATCTCGATAAGGTGAACAAGGTATAATTATTAAAGACACGCGATGTTTTTATGGTAAACATAAACGTACCTAAAGGGAAACTTTCATATCgaatatttttgaggttataagaatgtttatgtttatttcaatttacgaaTGTATTATAATATTACTAAAATTGAGATAATTAGCATTatagattttgatttttatagattttagtcatattttattgaaaaaagtcgAATTGAATAGTTAGTCAGTGAACATAGATACttgattattatacgagggttgctccTTAAGTTTTCAGATAGATAAAGACCTCCAAGGCAGAAATGTTTCAATCTGCAGAGACTAGAGACGcgttgtttttttaaatgatattatCATCGCGCCTGGATATTTGAGCTAGAGTTAGAACcatattttagatatttgagTGATACTAAATCTTAGATTTAGGTGGAAACTACTGTTTAAATATagatttcaataaatgttttcgGTTAACAGTACTATTGGAATAAAATTGCTCACTGCCATGATCGAagggaaaaacttgaaaaactatGTTCCCGTCCGAATCCAaatgagaaaattgaagaatttaattACTTTCTCACTGTTTAGTTTAATTGGGAACCAGAAAATTGATTagctataatttttatatatctataaataaatatttgtgaaaattcaatAGATAAAACGAATTTTCGGATTTTTATTGGTCTTTCATAACCAGAAGTTATACAAAATAAGGTTTGGAGTGGTCAAAAACCCAGACTATTAGATATTACCAACATATTCGTATCATAAGATAAAGTAGAGGCTTGTGGACATAAAATCTGTGGAAAGTACttgatttcatttaattatttgcacATTATTCTATGACACATTATAAttacaaacattttatataattgaatcaatATCCAGTCGACTTCAAGTTCTTcaatttgcatctaaatttAGTTCTGTCACTTATCAATCGAGGCGTTAGTTTGATAATAATGAGTCATAactactgtcaatgtcaattgtcaagatgAATATTAAGGCCCCTTGAAATCGACCGATCTATGCTACAGCCTGCTGGTAAATCCACCACTGGAAGAaccaaatgaatttttattgttaaaaaagaaattagtagttttgataaacaaaaaatcggttttttttaCTGTAGCTGGAACTAGCTAGAACAATTCAACagctaaaatatcaaaattgaaacataattgactttttatgaacaaaataatctacaaacttttatttgaactgTGATTCTGGTTGGTATTTGAGGTgcctaaaatcaaaaatcgccatattttttcgaatttgagTTAGATATTGTTGAATTCAGTACAACTGTTAATTTGTAGCAAATCCCTCCGCATCCTAGtgtattttgaggttaagttgcAATATCGACCAAATCCAAATACAAATCGGTCAATAGGAACGCCTAGTTTCGTCACGTGACTACCCGTGATCTTCTGCGAGTCGGAAACATGTCTTGGAAGTTTGAATCTGAAAAAGTCCAAAAAAAACGTGTGGTACTTGAAGTTTCTTATAAAACTGAAGCTTGTCAAGTAAAATCTGTCGCACTAACAAAGTTTAATAAACTCAAACGCCATCAACAAGGGGTTAGTATGAAGCTGCGAAGATGGAGGATATTGCGAAGCTGTTAACACTTTTGATAAGGGTGGAGAAACCACGAGATAAAGATCTCAAtaatgaagaagatgaaaacattATTGTTGATGAGGTCTAAGCTTATTTTTGTGTCAAATCCCGCCGAATCCCAATCCTAGTATCAAAATCCGACAAGTccaaagattgactttgaatttctttttaaaatatatgaaactggtaaaaaaatcaataattttcaacataatataCAGTTGATATCTTCTgtgttataaattcaaattaaccgcgaaaatatattagttctgTCACGTACCATCGAAGGCACTTGCAtcgaaaatccgccatgttgtttccaCCGAATTACATCCGAGTTTCTTCTTTCCGATTTTTAGAATACAAGATTCGTTTCAAATTACGTCAAAAACGTTCAATTGGCCTCAGCTGAGGAGCATTAGGAACATTCTTAGACTTCTCCATAAACGGAATATTCAACTTCAATATCTTTTGAATATAAGTAGTTGCCATATCTagattaaatacaaaatttccttcaggattatttttctttatgaacGGTATTAATCTAGATCAAGCACACActgtttttcatatatttaggCTGAAGAACGATTACGAAAAGATATTGTCAACCGTATCAACTTTTTGGAGTTGAACTTTCTATGTGTTTTGAAACTGAATTCACTTCCTCGCCTTTCTAACAATAATAAGTCTTATTAATCGCCGTTCAACTcttgttaaaagtaaaatatgtgTCGTCgttgataataatttccaaatctcTAGTGGAAGAAAAGTCGTTGACTCtgagttttgatttttgtaccATTTGTTGCTTTTCAGAGTATTTGGATgccgattttttttattattaactcaaattttgtttctttagaaTTTTGCTTACTTATTTCATATCGATTTCGAATTTTCTGCCCGAATTTCGTAAGCTAACTTCCAGTTTTCCGTGATATATTCTAACCAAAGattctctcttctttttttggcATTTTCGTAAATTGTTCGACTGGCCTCGATTCTCAAGTTTCGAGAAAAAACAATTCTGTTAAAATGTGAATAATGTGAAGCCTTACATTAGGAAAAAACAGCAAATAATCGATTGAAGGGGGAAGTTTGCTGTTTCCAGTATTTTTTCatatcgattttgaattttctcccCGAATTTCGTAAGCTAACTTCCAGTTTTCCGTGATATATTCTAACCTAAAGattctctcttctttttttggcATTTTCGCAAATTGTTCGACTGGCCTCGATTCTCAAGTTTCGAGAAAAAACAATTCTGTTAAAATGTGAATAACGTGAAGCCTGTACATTAGGAAAAGAGAGTACTTAATCGATAGAAGGGGGAAGTTTGTTGTTTCTagtattttttcacttttaaccCCAATAGAAGTGAGTTTCCGAATATCGAATACTTAATACTTTTCGTATTTACTTGGTAGCGACGCGATCTTCAAAGACGAAACTTGACATCCGCACATCAGCAATACCTTTCTAaaaacattaaagaaaaaaaaatccacCCGCTGAAAATGTCCCCCGAACGCCaaatgacaaaacaaaaaagccGGGACTACAACGACGGCAGTGGCGTCTAAAAAAGCCGCAGCCACACCTCCGTAGGCATAACCCAGAAACTCCTGCCCACGAGAAGTGTGAAAGTAGCGGGGGAAATGTCGCCCTGCGATTGGCCTAAACGCTAACACTGACACCAGTCTGCCAATAGCGGCGCGTTACCATCATTAACACAACCAAGTGTTACTGATGTGGGGCTAGCTCTA belongs to Diorhabda carinulata isolate Delta chromosome X, icDioCari1.1, whole genome shotgun sequence and includes:
- the LOC130901698 gene encoding facilitated trehalose transporter Tret1-like translates to MGIGTAIGWTSNITVALKLGYLNDIDMTDDEISWTGSTMNLGAVFSCLPVGFLVDKIGRKPTLLWSVIPFLLGWLIILLGTNMTIIYIGRFLIGLSCGSYSVAVPLYISEIAHSSIRGALGTFFQLFITIGVFYCGVFGYGMPFIPYVTTCFCIPVVVGIILYFQPESPVYYLKKDRLERADETFLILRGEHFDFDDEIDEILKEFDDNIDISFWSKISTKSMRKSMIICLMLMFYQQLSGYCSVMFYSQEIFKHSGSTIDDSYCVILLQSIQVLATFVSTVTIDRFGRKVLLVLSGVFMTISMGFIGLYYSLKDRRILDEDIIKFLGFMPVVSLNVFIIAHSTAFGPIPWIAASEFFSPTIKPRCIAFIASFYWFLALVVTKFHFYFNKDLGADVTSYISCFISFTSIFFVYFGVPETRGKTYNEIQDLLFT